A window of the Lactuca sativa cultivar Salinas chromosome 7, Lsat_Salinas_v11, whole genome shotgun sequence genome harbors these coding sequences:
- the LOC111892955 gene encoding probable 6-phosphogluconolactonase 4, chloroplastic isoform X1 translates to MSPPNVLKFETEEHVAVALANYIADLSAKFIAANGSFSVVLSGGTLIDTMSLILDRKLVEPPYISSIDWSKWLIFYLDERVVPLDHPDCNHKLAFDGFLSKVAIPESNIYPIKEGLSPEEAADEYEQRLKHLVANKTLRTSPITGFPKFDLMLLGMGPDGHVASLFCWHFQRFEKEKWVTFILDSPKPPSERITFTFPLINSASEIAMVVTGEDAADAVKVALGPHASYGYPLPVQKVSPEGEFTWFLDKATTSQLK, encoded by the exons ATGTCGCCACCCAATGTTCTGAAGTTTGAGACGGAGGAGCACGTCGCTGTCGCTCTTGCTAACTATATCGCCGATCTGTCTGCTAAATTCATCGCCGCCAATGGCTCTTTCTCCGTTGTACTCTCCGGTGGTACTTTAATCgatactatgag CTTAATTCTCGACAGGAAATTAGTAGAGCCTCCGTATATTAGTTCAATAGATTGGTCCAAATGGTTGATATTCTACCTTGATGAACGAGTTGTTCCTCTAGATCATCCTGATTGCAATCACAAACTTGCTTTTGACGGATTTCTCAGTAAG GTTGCGATACCTGAATCTAACATCTATCCTATCAAGGAAGGACTATCACCTGAAGAAGCAGCAGATGAATATGAGCAGAGGCTTAAACATTTGGTAGCGAACAAAACCCTAAGAACATCACCAATTACAGGGTTTCCAAAGTTTGATCTGATGTTACTTGGAATGGGTCCAGATGGACATGTTGCATCACTTTTTTGCTGGCATTTTCAACGATTTGAGAAGGAGAAATGGGTGACTTTCATCTTGGATTCACCTAAACCTCCTTCTGAAAGAATCACTTTCACCTTCCCTTTGATCAATTCAGCTTCTGAGATTGCAATGGTGGTGACCGGAGAAGATGCAGCTGATGCAGTGAAGGTGGCGTTGGGCCCACATGCTTCGTATGGTTATCCGTTGCCTGTGCAGAAGGTTTCACCCGAAGGAGAGTTCACATGGTTCTTGGACAAGGCCACTACATCACAACTCAAATAA
- the LOC111892955 gene encoding probable 6-phosphogluconolactonase 4, chloroplastic isoform X2 — protein sequence MSPPNVLKFETEEHVAVALANYIADLSAKFIAANGSFSVVLSGGTLIDTMRKLVEPPYISSIDWSKWLIFYLDERVVPLDHPDCNHKLAFDGFLSKVAIPESNIYPIKEGLSPEEAADEYEQRLKHLVANKTLRTSPITGFPKFDLMLLGMGPDGHVASLFCWHFQRFEKEKWVTFILDSPKPPSERITFTFPLINSASEIAMVVTGEDAADAVKVALGPHASYGYPLPVQKVSPEGEFTWFLDKATTSQLK from the exons ATGTCGCCACCCAATGTTCTGAAGTTTGAGACGGAGGAGCACGTCGCTGTCGCTCTTGCTAACTATATCGCCGATCTGTCTGCTAAATTCATCGCCGCCAATGGCTCTTTCTCCGTTGTACTCTCCGGTGGTACTTTAATCgatactatgag GAAATTAGTAGAGCCTCCGTATATTAGTTCAATAGATTGGTCCAAATGGTTGATATTCTACCTTGATGAACGAGTTGTTCCTCTAGATCATCCTGATTGCAATCACAAACTTGCTTTTGACGGATTTCTCAGTAAG GTTGCGATACCTGAATCTAACATCTATCCTATCAAGGAAGGACTATCACCTGAAGAAGCAGCAGATGAATATGAGCAGAGGCTTAAACATTTGGTAGCGAACAAAACCCTAAGAACATCACCAATTACAGGGTTTCCAAAGTTTGATCTGATGTTACTTGGAATGGGTCCAGATGGACATGTTGCATCACTTTTTTGCTGGCATTTTCAACGATTTGAGAAGGAGAAATGGGTGACTTTCATCTTGGATTCACCTAAACCTCCTTCTGAAAGAATCACTTTCACCTTCCCTTTGATCAATTCAGCTTCTGAGATTGCAATGGTGGTGACCGGAGAAGATGCAGCTGATGCAGTGAAGGTGGCGTTGGGCCCACATGCTTCGTATGGTTATCCGTTGCCTGTGCAGAAGGTTTCACCCGAAGGAGAGTTCACATGGTTCTTGGACAAGGCCACTACATCACAACTCAAATAA
- the LOC111892952 gene encoding probable 6-phosphogluconolactonase 4, chloroplastic yields the protein MAPSTPNIQTFETEDQVAIALAVYILHLSAKFIAANGSFSVVLSGGSLIDTLRKLTEPPYVDSIDWSKWSIFFLDERVVPLDHPDSNYKLAYDGFLSKVPIPESNIYPIKERLSPEEAADEYEQRLKDLVANKKLRTSEITGFAKFDLMLVGMGPEGHVASLFCWHFQRFEKIKWVTFIRDSPKPPSNRITFTFPLINSASEIAMVVTGEDAADAVKVALGPHASYGFPLPVQKVSPEGGLTWFLDKAATSEL from the exons ATGGCGCCATCAACTCCGAATATTCAAACGTTTGAGACGGAGGATCAAGTCGCCATCGCTCTTGCTGTATACATCCTCCATCTCTCTGCTAAATTCATCGCCGCCAATGGTTCTTTCTCGGTTGTTCTCTCCGGCGGTTCTTTAATCGATACTCTCAG GAAATTAACTGAACCTCCATACGTTGATTCCATAGATTGGTCGAAATGGTCGATATTCTTCCTTGATGAACGAGTTGTTCCACTGGATCATCCTGATTCAAATTACAAGCTTGCTTATGATGGATTTCTAAGCAAG GTGCCAATTCCAGAATCAAACATCTACCCGATCAAGGAAAGATTATCACCGGAAGAAGCAGCAGATGAATATGAACAGCGACTGAAAGATCTAGTAGCAAACAAGAAACTAAGAACATCGGAAATTACAGGGTTTGCTAAATTCGATCTGATGTTAGTCGGAATGGGTCCAGAGGGGCACGTCGCATCACTCTTCTGCTGGCATTTTCAACGATTTGAGAAGATAAAATGGGTGACTTTCATCAGGGATTCACCCAAACCTCCTTCTAACAGAATCACTTTCACCTTCCCTTTGATCAATTCAGCTTCCGAGATTGCAATGGTGGTGACCGGAGAAGACGCAGCTGATGCAGTGAAGGTGGCGTTGGGCCCACATGCTTCTTATGGTTTTCCGTTGCCTGTGCAGAAGGTTTCACCTGAAGGAGGGCTCACGTGGTTCTTGGATAAGGCTGCTACTTCAGAGCTCTGA